GCTCGGTGATCGGCCAGTCGTGGCAGCGGATGCTCGGCCAGCGGCTCAACCCCGACCGCGGCCGCGATCCGGTGCCGCTGGCCGGCGACGAGATCGACCACCGCCGGCGCCGGTCACCGCTCGCGCGCGTCCTCCCGGTCCTGCGCGACGGCCTGACCAGCGTCGCCGACGACACGGCCACGATCATGGTGGTTGTCGACGCCGACGGCCGCCTGCTGTGGCGCGAGGGCAGCGCGCGCGTACGCATCACCGCCGACGACCTCGGCTTCGTCGAGGGTGCGTGCTGGTCCGAGGAAACCGTTGGTACGAACGCGATCGGCACAGCGTTGGTGACCAAGCGGCCGCTGCAGGTCTATTCCGCCGAGCATTTCGTCCGTACGCACCACACCTGGACGTGTTCGGCGGCGCCGATCCACGATCCGCGCGACGGCCGGCTGCTCGGCATCGTCGACCTGTCCGGTCCGGCGCGCACCGTGCATCCAAGCACGCTCGCGCTGGTCGACGCGGTCGCAAGGCTCGCGCAGGCACAACTGCGCGACGACCACCTGCTCGACCTCGAACGCCTCCGCGTGGTCGCCGCGCCGACGCTGACCCGCGTCGACGGACCGGCGTTGGTCACCGACCCGCACGGCTGGGTCGCCGCGGCCGCCGGCCTGCCGCCGGTCGATCGCGTCATGCTGCCGGAGCCGGCCGCCGAAGGCGCCGGCTGGCTGCCGGCCTTCGGTTCCTGCCAGCTCGAGGCACTGCCGGGCGGCTGGCTGATCCGGCCGGCGACGACCGGATCCGCCCCGGCGACCACGGCTGTCATCGACGTGGCCAACCCGCGCTACGCGACGCTGACGGTCAGCGGCGAGAGCGGCAGCTGGACGCACCGGCTTTCCCATCGGCACGCGGAAATCCTGCGCATCCTGGCCGTGCACCGCGACGGCCGCAGCGCGTCGGAGCTGTCCAGCGACCTGTTCGGCGACCCGTCCCGCACGGTGACCGTACGCGCCGAGATGTCACGGCTGCGCCGGCACCTCGGCGGCGTGCTCAGCCACCGGCCCTACCGGTTTGCCGAACATGTCACCGTCGACCTGCGTCGCTGACCGCATAGCGCAGCGCGACCACGCCACCGGAAAACCGCCGTTCGTCCAGCAGCTCGAGATCCAGCCGTACGCCGCCGGGGAAGAACGGCTTGCCACCGCCGACCACCACCGGCGACTTGATCAGGTGCAGCTCGTCGACCAGGCCGATCGCCTGCGCGGCGAGCTCCGGACCGGCGATCGCGATGTCGCGCCCGGACTCCTCTTTCAGCCGGCGTACGCCGTCGAGATCGAAGTCGCGCTCGATCCGCGTACGCGCGCTGGACGGCTCGGCGAGCGTACGCGAGTAGACGATCTTGTCGGTGGCCCGCCACAACCGCGCCCACTCGCCCTGGACCGCCGGCAGCGAACCCGCCGTCTCCCAGTAGACCATCGTCTCGTACATCCGCCGGCCGTAGAGGTAGGTGCCGATCGGCGCCGCCAGCTCGTTGACGTACGTATGCACGTCCTCGTCCGACGGCGCACCCCAGCCGAAGGCACCTTTTTCGTCCTCGACATAGCCGTCGAGCGACATCAGCATCGAATAGATCAGTTTCGCCATGGCAGTTACCATGCCGTGAGCCGCACCGATGCGTCCACAGGTCAGGATCGATAGCGGAAGATGATCCGGCCACGGGTCAGGTCGTACGGGCTCAGCTCGACCAGCACGCGGTCCTGCAGCATGATCTTGATGTAGTTCCTGCGCACCCGGCCGCTCAGATGCGCGAGCACCTGGTGTCCGTTTTCCAGCTCCACCTTGAAAACGGCGTTACGCAGGCATTCGACGACGGTCCCCTCGACGTCGATGCCGTCCTTGGTTTTCGGCATTTCTCTCCAGTCCTCAGCGGTGTACGAGCTCGAGGTTGCTGCCGGCCCGCCGCGCGCCGATCCCCTCGAACAGTGCGAGCGCCGCATGGTTGGCGGCGTTGATGTCGGCCGACGCCGTCTGAATTCCGTTGCGGTGCAACGAATCGAGCGCATGTGCCAGCATGGCGCGGGCGATGCCGCGACGACGGTATGCGGCGAGCACCGCGATCAGGCCGACGCGCGGCCGGCGGGTCAACGGCGCGACCCGCACCAGGCCGACGTCGCGACCGGCCAGCGTCGCCACCGCGTACGCCGACACGTCGTGCAGCGGCGACAGCACCTCGGCCGGCATCTCCTGCCAGCCGACGGCGGCGTCGACCTCCTCGCGGATCGCGCGATAGAGCGCGTGCACCGGCCGCTCTCGCGCCGC
The nucleotide sequence above comes from Fodinicola acaciae. Encoded proteins:
- the infA gene encoding translation initiation factor IF-1, which produces MPKTKDGIDVEGTVVECLRNAVFKVELENGHQVLAHLSGRVRRNYIKIMLQDRVLVELSPYDLTRGRIIFRYRS
- a CDS encoding dihydrofolate reductase family protein, which translates into the protein MAKLIYSMLMSLDGYVEDEKGAFGWGAPSDEDVHTYVNELAAPIGTYLYGRRMYETMVYWETAGSLPAVQGEWARLWRATDKIVYSRTLAEPSSARTRIERDFDLDGVRRLKEESGRDIAIAGPELAAQAIGLVDELHLIKSPVVVGGGKPFFPGGVRLDLELLDERRFSGGVVALRYAVSDAGRR
- a CDS encoding GAF domain-containing protein, whose amino-acid sequence is MVDSNAVVKLEISTPKGHRPVKLAFTSVTDFHTWNVLRKLPAQRVSPAAAKAQDEVMPRQLEPALPAGADPRRHARLLARAHAQAMEGGQLAVRSVIGQSWQRMLGQRLNPDRGRDPVPLAGDEIDHRRRRSPLARVLPVLRDGLTSVADDTATIMVVVDADGRLLWREGSARVRITADDLGFVEGACWSEETVGTNAIGTALVTKRPLQVYSAEHFVRTHHTWTCSAAPIHDPRDGRLLGIVDLSGPARTVHPSTLALVDAVARLAQAQLRDDHLLDLERLRVVAAPTLTRVDGPALVTDPHGWVAAAAGLPPVDRVMLPEPAAEGAGWLPAFGSCQLEALPGGWLIRPATTGSAPATTAVIDVANPRYATLTVSGESGSWTHRLSHRHAEILRILAVHRDGRSASELSSDLFGDPSRTVTVRAEMSRLRRHLGGVLSHRPYRFAEHVTVDLRR
- a CDS encoding GNAT family N-acetyltransferase; this translates as MDSTLVVNRVSARQWHALEDDLVVGRGDVSRRPDGRVFVSVDAWHPAVFDQLAAVLLAELPRPLYTVVDEDDVDLTCGWERAGFVARRREWEYVLATDPRLTGLDVAVRPPDLTIGAARERPVHALYRAIREEVDAAVGWQEMPAEVLSPLHDVSAYAVATLAGRDVGLVRVAPLTRRPRVGLIAVLAAYRRRGIARAMLAHALDSLHRNGIQTASADINAANHAALALFEGIGARRAGSNLELVHR